A region of the Phaseolus vulgaris cultivar G19833 chromosome 11, P. vulgaris v2.0, whole genome shotgun sequence genome:
aaaattaaattaattatactaaaattaataataataatttgaaaacaaaattttaatttttgattaAACGTTTTCTCACAGAACTATTAATTTTATGCACTAAAATATTTAAACCTctacttaaaaataattagattcAAATTTTGCAAGAAAAACTACTTAATCTAAATGTACAAGTAGATTAAAATTAAAtcatggaaataaaaaaaactagaaagCTTGATCACGTGAGTGTCACGTGGCGATTCGAAGCTGAAAAGAAGTGAGCCCAACTTCCCTAAAAGGCACAGTTCCCCATATCCATTTCCCAACAATAAGAAATTGTTTGTGGGCTTCTCTCACACGCCAACAACAACACCAACACAAACAACACCATCTCAAAATCAAACAaaggaagagagaaagagagaaaagaaaaacctTCGCTCTCCCCGCCAAACGCAATTTCTCTCCAAAGGAAAAACCCTTTTCGCGCTCTCTCCTCTCAAATGACACAACCATCGGCGCCTCCGCCTCCTCCTCCGCCGCTCGCGCCACCGACACCGACAACTCCGCCGCCTCCTCAGCAGACCGAGAGCGTCCGCGTGCGCTGTGCCGGCTGCCGCATGATCCTCACAGTGGCGCCCGGCCTCACGGAGTTCGCCTGCCCTACCTGCCGAATGCCGCAGATGCTTCCGCCGGAGCTCATGCCTAGGGACCGTGCCGCCGCCGCAAATGCGCCTACACCGGCGCCTCCGACCTCCGCTCCGCCCTCGCAGCCTCCGCACGCGCCTGCGCACGGCATTGATCCCACTAAGATCCAGCTTCCCTGCGCTTCCTGTAAGGCCATCCTCAACGTGCCTCACGGCCTCGCGCGCTTCGCTTGCCCTCAGTGCAACGTTGACCTAGCCGTCGATGTCTCCAAGGTCAAGCAGTTCTTCCCCGCCGCTCCTCCGCTGGAAGAAGTTAACGAGGTTTGTCTCCTTTCTGGTGCTTCTCTTCTGCTTATCGACGATTTCGGTGATTGAGAAGTGGCGAACGGGAATTGTGCCATTTGTTTACTGTGTAGTGTGATAGGTTACGGTAGGGTTTCTGTGTAGTTTAGTTCGTCTTGGTTGATATTGGGATATACTGTACAGAGTGTGATTGGTGTGATTACGGTTGATACTGTACTGTTTCCAATGAGGATGAATACAAGGAAGTAGATATGAGTATGCTTGATGGTTGATAAATACTTTTGTTCGTCTTGATTGATGCCGAGGAGCATATTTGGAAAACTTTAGTCGGTCAACACACATTTCGTCAGGCTAAACATAAAAACAAGATTTTGTTTCTTCTGGTAAAAGTTGGTTTCCGTTGAGATAAACACCAAAAGACATGCAATATAAAGTGTGATTGTGATGGTGGTTGTTGTTATAATGTTAGTGTGTAGTGTGGTTACATTTGGATTTTTATGTGTGCTTCATTTTGCGTTGATTGATATTGGGGACATACAATATTAAATGTGATTGTGAAGGTGGTTGATGTTATAATGCTTGTGTGTATGTGTAATTTTAGGTTACATTTGGATTTCCGTGTACTTCAGTTTGCCTTGATTATTGGCCGCATACAATATAGAAAGTATGATTGTGAAGGCGATTGatattctattatttataatgTTACTTTGTAGTGTGATTTCTATGTACATTTCAGTTTGTCTTGGTTGCTATTGGGGACATACAATATGAAGTAGGATTGTGATTGCAGTTGATATAACAATGTTGCTAATGAGGACGAAGAAATAAGGGAGTAGAATATGAATATGATTAATGGTTGTTAATGTGAAGATGTTAGTAAGAAACCCTGTGGATGATTAAGAGGAAGCCTTGCTTTGTTTTGCTTGATAATGGGATTCTATGTATACTTTAGTTCATCTTGATTGATATGGAGGATATTTGATAGGGTGTGAATGTGATGGTGGTTGATTTTATTATGCTGCTAATAAGGATGAACGAGGATTACGAAAGGGAGTGTGATTATATGTACTTTAGTTTGTCTTGATTGATATGGAGGATGTACAATAAGTTTTGTTTGTGGTTGAAAGCTTGACATGGCTAGTGTTGCTTATTGGACTTAACAAGTATTATCTAATGGTAGTAGAATGTGTTTGATAGTTAGTAAAGTGGTGTAGCATTTCTTGATTGATGTGGAGGACATACAGTGAGGAGTGATGGTAGTTGATATGATAATTTAGCTACAAGAAGATGAGCAGGCATTATGAAAAGGAAGAGGAATATGCTTTATTGTTGGTTGATGAGGTAAAGTTGTAGCAAGAATGAATTTGCATTTCAAAAAGGAAGTAGAATGCCATTGATAGTTGATAAGGTGAAGATGTTAGAATGTATTAAAAAACTGAAAGTAGAATATGCTTGATGGTTGAGGAAGTAAAGATGATAATAATAAGACTAGGATGAGTTATTCTATTTCTGGGGAGAGAACTCGGAATTACTGCTGCTGGAAATGGGTTTACATTTGTACAAAATATGTTATTTGTACATTTCATTatccttatatcaatattttttatttttttgatcaTGCATTCAATTAAATCAGGTTGCTGTTGAAGTGGAACGGGACGAGGATGAAGGTGGCATGGTTGGAGAAACATTTACAGATTATGTGAGTCACTAattgtctccttttgaaagcaTAGTTTGCCAGAACTTTGTTTTTGCAGATTATTATTTCAGTTGTTATTTCATGTTATGCTAGCACATTTTAGTGGTATTAAGATGCCTCCTTGTGCAGCGGCCACCAAAAGTATCTATTGGACCTCCACACCCAGATCCTGTTGTGGAGACATCTTCCTTGTCTGCAGTGCAGCCACCTGAGCCAATTTATGATCCAAAAATTAAAGATGATTTGGAGAGTTCAAAGACTTTGTCTTGCTTGCAAATTGAGACATTGGTCTATGCTTGTCAGGTTTCTTCTATGATATAATTGATAATATATGGTTATGTTTTGCTTTCCCTTTCCTGTGTATGATGTTCGTTTTTATGACAGAGACACCTTCAACATCTCCCAAATGGAGCTAGGGCAGGATTCTTTATTGGAGACGGAGCTGGTGTTGGTAAAGGTCGAACAATTGCAGGATTAATTTGGGAGAATTGGCATCATGGAAGGAGGAAAGCTTTGTAAGTCTGGGTCATGGCATCCACATGAAATTCTGGTTGTGTTTTTGAAAACTGAGATGCTCTGGAAGTTTTGTTGTTTTGATGCTTTTGTCACATTTCCAATGATCTTACACAGGTGGATTTCTGTTGGTTCAGACTTGAAGTTTGACGCTAGAAGAGACTTGGATGATGTGGGTGCAACATGCATTGAAGGTATTTTCATGGAAAATTTTACAGATAAGGTTGTATTTATTACTTCCCCTATTAAGTTAAATACATAACTATTGCAAAGTAATTCTCATTATGGATATTTTTATACATACCTCTAaacttttgttttcaattttgcgATTGAGGTGTGGGTATTTCTCGAGGTACTAGTTTTGCCCACACAGAATTGGGATTTTGGATGTGTAGTAGGTGGTTCATGGCCAGTGATTTTCAATAAGATTAACACTGTTAACATATAGTGATTCCTTTTTTTTTGGTCTTGTTACATAAATAGAATTTTGCTTATCCTCCTCTGTTTTCGGAATCACATTTGTTATTAACCTCCTCTTGTGTACACTCTTACCTCTAAATTTGCTTTTTTATCCAAAGAATGAAAGTTTTCTTTTGTAGTCCATTTTGGGTGTTTGTCTAACTGCGTTGAAGTCTTTAGTTTAAAAACTTATGGGTTATTGTTGTATCTATATCACAGGCTtgttacaaatttaaatatcttccttttctcttctctctatCCAGTGCATGCTTTGAACAAACTGCCTTATTCTAAGCTTGATTCAAAGTCTGTTGGGATCAGGGAGGGAGTTGTTTTCTTGACGTACAATAGTCTCATAGCATCTTCTGAGAAAGGTCGTACTCGTCTCCAGCAGCTTGTACAGTGGTGTGGACCAGGGTTTGATGGTCTTGTAATTTTTGATGAGGTATGGAAATATCTCTGATGTCAACTGGTATCCAAGGGTTGTTTAATTTGATAGTTGTTAACTGTTATTTCAAGTGTTTCTTGCATTGAATTTTATTCCTCCATTTTGTTGCTAAGGCTTAAATGGTCCATTGTAGTGTCATAAAGCAAAAAATTTGGTCCCTGAAGCTGGTAGTCAGCCAACGCGAACTGGAGAGGCAGTGCTTGATATCCAGGTTTGTTCATTTCAATCTTTTCAAGTAGTGGCCAAAAGTTTCTATattgtttgtgttgtttttaGTTGCGAATTTACTTTGAGTGAGTCTTCATTCATTGGGAtgatatactttttttaaatatatttttggtttttttattcctTGTTCCTTGTTATTTTCATATGTAGTATTTTTGGGAATAATTTTAATACAGTGAATCTAAATGCAAAGTGTATAAGATAAGTGCTATCTAAGCAGAATGAAAGATAGCAATGGTCTGATTTAATATGCTTAGTAGATGTAACTTGTAGCATAAGTACATAGATAAAATGAAGATTCtaaaatttatatgttttattttgaataaaaagaGTTGAAAGCTAGTGGTGGAAAAGAAACATATTCGTGTGAAATAAACTTACATGGACTTGGGTGAGGGACATTCTTAATTGGATTTGCATACCATTATGCAACAAATTATAATATGGATCACACTTGCTATAAATGGAAAACCCCATAGCCATGCATGTCAGTATGCTACAACTTGTAGTATCTATCATTCTTACTATAAATTGCAATTCCGATAGTCATTTAGGCTATAAAGACCAAAAACAATGTTTTGGATACATGATTCAGAAAACCTACTTGAGTTTCATTCCTCAACATAAAAGAAGTTTCCTAATAAATAATATGGTGTCATTCTTGTTCTCACCTAACTtatggaagtcactcatgattTAACcgataattcaatttttaataaagGCTTAGTGGTGTGAATTGATAGAAGTAAATAACCATTTTACATGATATGCTCAAATCCTTGTCCCGTTTCTCAAATGTGTTGGTAACAACTCAAAATCATTACATTAATGTTCTAAATCGAAATTGTCGTGTTTGTGCCTGAAGGCAATATGGATATGACGATTGGATCAGATGTTGATAGGTCCATATACAACCATTCGTTTTGAAGTCTCAAAGTTTTTGAAGCTTGTGTTCTACTATATTTGAAGCTTTTGTTGGAAAGACGTGGTGTAGTGCCATTGTTGCAAGAAGGGCAAAGATGGAAGGAGGCTATGAATTGATACAAAATATTACCCTAAGACCTACTATCCAAAACACAGTTTCATTGAGTCTTGTTTTTTCCCTTTCCAAGTGGCAAATGTggctattttattttattttaaatgggGTGAGACAATAATTTGAAATCCGTCATATAGATGCTTTGGTTTTGGATTTTGGATAAATATGAAGGTTTAAGTGAATGGTTTTTTTCCTTGTCGGACTGTTGACACAATAGTATATAATGAAGTTTATGAATAATTGCACAATTCTAGTGAATTCTAATCCTAATTTAAGAACTTAGTCTACTCCTTGGTACCTTGTGTTGCATTGAGTCCCATGTTGTACCTGATATGTACCATATATGAAGCTTGAGAAATGTCCTTGTAATGATGCTGATCTTgatttgttggagatcccacattgactagaaatatgatcaaattatatgcaaacctcattttataagttgatttcatgaggttgagttagggtTAAAGTGCATTTCCTAAGAGGGCATCAAACGCCTATCATAGTGAAGTTTGTTGGTCTATCGTGTCACTCGCCATCAGACTGCTATTAGACCACCTACAAGTATCTAATTCCACGTTTTACTATTAGGCTACCTACAAATATTTAGTTCCACACTCAAATGTCTAGCCATCGGTGTGAGATTGTGTCGGAGATCTCACATTGACTAAAGTAATTGCCAAATTAGTGTGTAAGTGGGTAAAATCTTGATCACAGTAAATTAGACACTACAACTCTTAAATATGTCTTTATTGGTTATCCTTCTAACAAAAAGTGGTACAAATGTTATAATCCTAAATGCCACTTTTCATTAAAGAATCATATTCTTGTTAGCATTTTGCTTCGGTGGAGAAAACACTTGAGGCGGATAGACAACTGATAGACTCTCCTTCCTGTCCTTACCATATTTGTTGTTGCAAGATGCCCAAAATCTAACTGATGGAGCCACCAAAAATAAGATAGAACCAATTGATAGTAAGGAAGAAGTCATTCTTTGGCAAAAAATATCAATGAAGACAATCCACTATGACTCTGGATCAAGAAGAGTTCTCTAACATAGTGGTGGAGATCCTTGAATGTAATAGAGAGGAAGTGTTATTGAGAATTTACTCATTGTGTTGAGAAAGGGAAAAAGATTGTGTTAAATATCTTATTTTTCAATACATCTGCACTGACAATCTCTCTAATAGACATCAAAACTTTATTGTATGTACTATTGATACCACATAATTTCTACCCCAATCCAAGAAGCCTTAAAAGTTAAACGTTGGACTAAACCATTAGAGAGGGTTGATGCATTAGTAAGAAACCCAAAATGAAAGATTGTTGACAAACCAAGAGACATTAAGGTCATAGTGagctaatatatttttatcttgaaAAATAATGCAAATGAGTCAATAGACAAACATAGAGCTAGTTTGCTTGTAAAGCAATACACTCAAACTCATGAAAAAGATTATGAGGAGACCTTTTCTCGTGTGACAAATATGAATATGTTGTTCTTGCTCTAATAACTCATTTTGGATGGGAGTTACATTAGCTGGATGAGAAGAATGCCTTTCTTCATGAAGCTTTAGAAGAAGAAGAGTACACGGAGATTCCTCCAGGATTTGAAATTCATAGTGGAAGGAATAAGGTTTGCCTCCTAAATAAGGCCATATACAGTTTTAACCAATCTCCAAGAGCGTTGGTGGGGAGATTTACAAAAGCAGTGGTTTCCTATGAGCAAAGCTAATGAGATTATACTTTATCTATTAGACACTCTGTTACAAGTAAACTTATACTATTGTCggtctatgtggatgacatgatTATTACAGGAGATGATTACATTGAGAAATTGACTTCAAAGGAAATATTGATGGCCAAATTTGGAATGAAAGACCTAGAAAAGCTTAAGTATTTCCTTAATTAGAGGTTGCTTATTAAAAAGAGGATTTTCATCTTCCAAAGAAAATATGTACTTGATTTCCTTAAAGAAATAGGTAAGTTGGGATGCAGAATTTTAGGAAGTCTTATTGAAGCGAAGAGGGCAATCTTTTGGAAAAAAACCAATATTAGAGATTGGTAGCAaatcttatttatttgtttatttataacaCTTGAGACTAGACCAATCATTGCTAATTCAATTAATGTGGTAagtcaatttatgcatgatccgAGAAAGTCACACATGCAAGAAGTTGACGGTAAACCAAGGAAAAAGGCTACTCTTTAGGGAAGAAAACACTTTTACCGTGAAGATATATATTGATAGTAGTTAGTATCTTACGATTCATGATACGTATCGTACGAAACGATACGGTTTCACCCTCCCACGATACGAATCGTGTGAAGAATCTTTTTCGTCCCTGAATCTTAGTTGTATCATGTGATTCGTACAAAGAATCGCTGAATCCCGAAACGAAACGATTATGTATTGTGTGAATCAgtgtgaattttaaaaaatgagtaaataaaaaaagatagatataatttgtttaataacaTATATGCACCATAGAGGTTGTTTTGGTGAAATTGGGtggtatatatatacatatatataatttatataatttattgtatcttGCATGTAtacatatcttatatatttaagtatatattaaattttttaatgtttatgaatCTTACGATTCACGATACGAAACGATTTACGATTCATAATATCAGCTCTCCGATACACTACTTGTATCTCGATTCTACTACCATGATGCAGGATTTGTTACTGACAAAAAATCTATCTTTGGGTACTTTTTGTTTCTGAGAGAAAGTCTGGTGATCTCTTGAAGCGGGTATCTTGTTCAAGTGCAAAGTAGTGCAAATGATTGTGGAAGCCTGCTTATTTTTGTGTAGCGTATGTAGCATGACTGTATAAACGTTCTTCTTGGGTCTTTGAAtgataaaattgtatttctaGTGTTCTGCCCATGGTATTTTGAGTGAGGTTCCTTTGGTGGATTCATTACGGGATTCAAAAGCACTAGTCTTGAAACATCATACATTATCAGATAACTTGATACATGGTCTTTCACTGTTAAGTGTTGACTATTTAAGGCAATTGAAAATAGACAATCAGCGAATTATATTCTTACTCCATCAAAATCATTTTAGTAGTGATCTGTAAGGTGTGACACTTTTATAGttgttaaaattgaaaatttgggTGCTATTTGTTCTCATAACAAAGGTTTAACTATCTTACCAGCTCAGACAATTCATTTCCGATAGTGCAACACAAGTACTAATTGGAAACAATTAGTTCTTATTTTATTAAGTATtggtttttaatgttttgaaatAAGAATGATTTCTCTacaattatcttttattttacttatttttccAAAATTGTCTATCCTACATTATCTGCATTAATGTATGTTAAAGTGAAATTAGTACTCTGCAATATTTATTTAGCATTGAAATAGTGGGAACAGGATGTGGTTTCTGAGTTATTGCTGTGTAATTTCACAGGACCGACTGCCTGAAGGTCGTGTTGTTTATTGCTCAGCAACTGGGGCATCTGAGCCTCGCAATCTGGGTTATATGGTTCGACTTGGTCTTTGGGGAGATGGGACGTCATTCTTAGATTTCCGTGAATTTCTAGGTAGTTTCTTATCTATTCTTTccctatttaaaaaaaatacaatttaactattaattttcatttttcttttcttttgaacatgcttttctatttctttctctcaaaataatttttttgataaatCCACTCATGGACCTTTTCCCCCTTTCAAAATACTTGCTTGCTGCTGCACATTTTGGAGGTATATTGTATCTGTCTAGTTGATGATATCTTTATTCTGATATACATTCTTCTCTTTGTTTGATGACCATTTTTTGTacctatatttttattttacaatagtttatgaataatattttatgattGGTAAGCATGCATTTATGATAGATAACTAATATTTTATGATTGTTTGATTTCATCTTTCTGTAACTAGATATTATAGGATGTTTAAAGAATTTGTTATGTCTTTGCTTTCTACTTGTGTTTCTTGTCCTTGATGGCCTCATCTCCTAAGTCTGTGAAGTTAACAATTCGAAGTTAAACATCCAGGTGCTCTGGACAGAGGGGGTGTTGGAGCTCTTGAATTAGTTGCCATGGACATGAAAGCaaggttataatattttcatgTACACACCAACCTACCTTACCGAACATGTATTCTTATGAAAGATAAATTGTTTTGCTTCATTTATCTTGTTTTAGGGGTATGTATTTATGCCGGACGCTTAGCTATGAAGGTGCAGAGTTTGAAGTTATTGAAGCACCATTAGAAGAGAAAATGATGGTAAACggaatttatttgttattatttatggAACCTATAATTTCTTTAGTGAAGAAACAGTGGAAATTATCTGGtaaaaaaagggaaaagaaaGGAAATTCCATCAATGAGTTTCAGAAGGCTGGTTGATAGTTATTTTACattgtataaaataattagCCATTTCTTTTTCTGATAATTGGTCTGTGTTTCATTGGTTTCTGCTtgtcaaagtcaaacatattTGTTTGTATCAATAAATACCGACATTATGCAGTCACATGCATGTATGTTTTCAGATATGATTTTTGTTTGAGCATGTCTAATCAGGAATGtgctttctctttctctttggTGAACtgcaatttctttttcttttcttaagtATGATATGAGAAAGGGATTGAAGTATTAAGAAACTGGAGATGTCTCCTGGCTGCAGATTGTTCAACTTTCTTTTGATATAATTATAACATGCATGGTCAACTGAATTCAATATTTGTCTTATGATCTTATTTCTCATAATAAACATAGGAAATATATAAAAAGGCAGCAGAATTTTGGGCTGAATTACGAGTAGAATTGCTGTCAGCCAGTGCCTTCCTAAATGATAAACCTAATTCTAGTCAACTGTGGCGCTTATACTGGGCAAGCCATCAGGTATTGAAGTTTATGTGGTAGATTCAATCTGTATTTGGATTCTTGTGTCTGTGCACTAATATTCATTGATGTTTTTGTCTGTTCATATTCCTTGTAATGCTGTAGCGTTTCTTTAGACACCTATGTATGTCTGCTAAAGTCCCTGCTGCTCTGAGACTAGCGAAGCAAGCATTAGTTCAAGACAAATGTGTAGTCATTGGTCTTCAGAGTACTGGAGAAGCAAGGACAGAGGAAGCTGTGACAAAATATGTGCGTATTTGAATTCTCTGTTCATTGCAGTTCATTTTCTTATATGctttattattttgaataggGTTCTGAACTTGATGACTTTGTTTCTGGACCTCGAGAATTGCTGCTTAAATTTGTGGAAGAAAATTACCCTTTACCAGAAAAACCTGAACTTCTCCCAGGTTTGAGATTTGTTTTTCTAAATgattctcatttatttattcattgtgCATTTAATCGTTCTTCTTTAATAGGAGAAGATGGGGTGAAAGAACTCCAAAGGAAGAGGCACTCTGCAACTCCTGGTGTTTCAGTAAAAGGCAGGGTCAGAAAAGTGGCCAAGTGGCAACCTCCTAGTGATGCTGAAAGTGATGAAGAATCTGAAagtaagtctcttagaaataaATTTTGGATGAATCCTATGCACTTGTCCTTGTTTCTCTTGTGCCTCTGTAAGTGAAAATAAGGTGTCACTTTTgatattattatcatcattattattgaaAGCAGAAAATACATTCTTAAACCATACGGTTCTTGGAATTTGAAATTTGCTCAACCAATGCAAAATAAACTTGTAGGATATATTTGAGAAACTGAATAATTGCAAGAATAGTTTTAATCGTACACCAGTCCCTATTTTCCAATTACTCCTTAAAACTTTGATTGCATTAAACATTAGTTCTGTGACAAATTGTTAGCAGATAGTAC
Encoded here:
- the LOC137824704 gene encoding protein FORGETTER 1 isoform X1, producing the protein MTQPSAPPPPPPPLAPPTPTTPPPPQQTESVRVRCAGCRMILTVAPGLTEFACPTCRMPQMLPPELMPRDRAAAANAPTPAPPTSAPPSQPPHAPAHGIDPTKIQLPCASCKAILNVPHGLARFACPQCNVDLAVDVSKVKQFFPAAPPLEEVNEVAVEVERDEDEGGMVGETFTDYRPPKVSIGPPHPDPVVETSSLSAVQPPEPIYDPKIKDDLESSKTLSCLQIETLVYACQRHLQHLPNGARAGFFIGDGAGVGKGRTIAGLIWENWHHGRRKALWISVGSDLKFDARRDLDDVGATCIEVHALNKLPYSKLDSKSVGIREGVVFLTYNSLIASSEKGRTRLQQLVQWCGPGFDGLVIFDECHKAKNLVPEAGSQPTRTGEAVLDIQDRLPEGRVVYCSATGASEPRNLGYMVRLGLWGDGTSFLDFREFLGALDRGGVGALELVAMDMKARGMYLCRTLSYEGAEFEVIEAPLEEKMMEIYKKAAEFWAELRVELLSASAFLNDKPNSSQLWRLYWASHQRFFRHLCMSAKVPAALRLAKQALVQDKCVVIGLQSTGEARTEEAVTKYGSELDDFVSGPRELLLKFVEENYPLPEKPELLPGEDGVKELQRKRHSATPGVSVKGRVRKVAKWQPPSDAESDEESETDSGVESTDSDDEFQICEICTTEEEKKKMLQCSCCGKLVHSTCLMPPIGDVVPEEWSCHLCKEKTDEYLLARQAYIAELQKRYDAALERKTKISEIIRSLDLPNNPLDDIVDQLGGPDKVAEMTGRRGMLVRAATGKGVTYQARNTKDVTMEMVNMHEKQLFMDGKKSVAIISEAGSAGVSLQADRRAANQKRRVHLTLELPWSADRAIQQFGRTHRSNQASAPEYRILFTNLGGERRFASIVAKRLESLGALTQGDRRAGPSLSAYNYDSAYGKRALMIMYKGIMEQDSLPVVPPGCSSDKPDTIHDFIVQAKAALVSVGIVRDTVLGNGKDLGRLSGRIIDSDMHEVGRFLNRILGLPPDIQNGLFELFVSILDLLVRNARIEGNLDAGIVDLKANVIELQGTPKTVHVDQLTGASTVLFTFVLDRGITWELASMMLNEKQKDGLGSANDGFYESKREWLGKRHFILAFESSASGTYKIVRPPVGESNREMPLSELKSKYRKISTLEKAQSGWEEEYEVSSKQCMHGPNCKIGNFCTVGRRLQEVNVLGGLILPVWGAVEKALSKQARLSHRRLRVVRIETTVDTQRIVGLLVPNAAVETVLQGLAWVQEIDD